GTGATTTATTGCGCAATTGCGATTTTCTGTGATGTCATCAAACCATTCTTGTAAATGATTTTCACAATATACATACCTGCTGTCAGTTCAGCTACCCGGAACGTTCCATTTTGCGTCAACTCTGCGTTTTGTATGATCGTACCTTTCAAGTCCAGAATTGAGACTGTTGTGACATTCTCTGCTTCCTTGATGTAAACTACGTCGCGCGCCGGGTTTGGGTAAAGGAATTGCGATTTGCCCAGGTCGAAAGTCAGGTTCCGGATGCTGCTATACGCGAATGTTTCGTCCTTATCGACCATTCTCAGGCGATAAAGGTTTTCGCCGTCCAGCGGGGATGCATCCGTGAAGGTGTAATCGACCAGCACCGCACTCTCGCCTTTGGATGTTATCATACCGATCGTGTTCCACGACTTTCCGTTGCCACTGCGTTCGATTTCGAAGTGTTCGCTGTTAGTTTCGGCCGTGGTCGACCACTTGAGTAATGCCGAGCTACCTTCTTTGCGGGCATTGAATGCGACTAGTGTTACCGGCAGGGCGCTGTTTGCTCCAAAGGTAAATGCCGAATAGTTATCAGGGATTATGCCGTTCGCAGTAATGGTACCAGTGCCTGCCAGTGTACCTGTGGTACCACCTGCTTTGCCCAGGCTTTCCCATTGAGAGGTAGCAGTATTGTATCCCACTACCAGCAGGTTTACGATGCTCGAACTGGCAAGCTCGCTCAGGTTGCTGGTCGCATCCCAGGTAAGGGTAACATTTACTTCTCCGGTGCCATCAAGATCCCAATATTCCACGTTGCTCACGCCAGTCACATCGGAATTCAGATTTGCAAGTGGAAATGGTGCACCCGTCGGCAAGGTAGCAGAACCCGCGCTTCCCGAAAAATATGCCGCTTTGTACACGCCCGACGAAGCAGGAGCAGAAATCGCGACCGCCCGCAGTTTGGTGCCGTCACCGACAGGGAATACAAATGCGCTGTTACCGATTTTGGAAACATAGCCGTCGACGTGGTTTGCATCGTCTTGCCCTATATAGGTGGCACTGGGCCCAAAGCCCAAGATGCCGGGTGAGGCGGCGCGGTTGGCTTTGATGATACCGGGTTGAACGCCCGTTCCTCCTGTGACAAAGGCATGGGTTCCAAACACCGTCATCTGTGTGCCTTCAAAAATTGTCGTATTTCCCCAGCTCCCCTGCTGGGCAACCGCCGGATCGACCATTAGCAAGAACGAAAGGCACATGCCCGCGCTCAGGATAATGAGCTTTTTATGGATGATTTTGTGCATAGTTCACTCATTTTGAAATGATAGTCTCAGAATTTTGCTGAGCAGCATTGCCGAGCATCGCCTTGATGCTGGCCACTTCCGCTTTGAGCGCGTTCATCTCACTCAATTGCGCTTCGAGCAATTCGATTTTTTTCTGCTGATCCTGAACTGCCTTTACTAAAAGTGGGGTGATTTTACTATAGTCAACTAACCAAGGCTTGTTTTTGGCATCATCGCCTCCTTTAATAACGGCATCAGGGTATATTTTGTAAAGATCCTGAGCGATAAAACCTGTGGTTGCGGTCTTGGCTTGGTCGCTTATGTAATTATAGTCAACGACCCCTACCTTCATCAGATCTGAAATAGTGAAATGCGTATTTTTGATATTTTCTTTCAAGCGACGGTCTGATGTTGCCGCAAAGGCGACATTACTACCATTACGTACAATTGCTCCTAAATTTGTAATGTTTGTAGTTCCAAACCTCACAAATACATCGCCATTGTTTACAGCCCCTCTTCTTGTTAGAATCATATTGGGATCTTCTCCGGAGGATTGATTAATGATTTGAGCTCTATTAGTCCCGGAAGCATAAACAAGCATAGTCCCGTTTGAAGGCGATTCAGCGGTAGCATAGCCTGTAGCGTCATTCCCATGAGCACCAGCATGGATCGCTCCAACTACATGTAACGGTCGTGTAGGAGTATGAGTGCCAATGCCTACGCTTCCGTTGGATCCTATAACCATTTGAATGCTTGTGCCTTGCTGGAAAGCCAATCCAGTGCCGCCGGCAGGTCCGGCATCATTTCGAACGCCAATTCGATATAATGACGGTTGAGCAGCACTATTAGAAAAATCAATTGATCCACCAAAATTTCCTCCAAGTGCAGGCGATCTGAAAAGCTGTATAATACCACCAGCATGAATCGTAGATCTTCCAGTTCCTTCCCTTCGAGCAGATATAATCGCGCCGTTTCTAAAGACAGAAGATAACTTATTCGATCCTGCATCGTTGGCTGTGCCTGTCAGATAAAAAGGTGTACTATTGGGCGCCTTGTAGCTCACCCAAGAACCTCCGACACAAGTCCATTGAAGTCCCACTGTTGAGCTAGTCTCAAGCGTGTCAGTATACATAACACCTGAGGAACAGCCTCCTGAAGGCGCCCCACTTCCAAAGGTTTGCATGCTTTCCGGAACTGCTGTAACTAGCTTCACCCAACTCGTACCATCATTGTAATACTCACCGAGTTCTAAATCAGAGGTAGCAGCCGTGTTGAACACGCGCATACCGGCCACATGGGCTGTAAGTGGAGCTGGATCAGTAAGAGAGGTGAGAGCAACGCGAGGTTGGAGAAAGCCCTTTGTAGTACTTTCCAGTTCCAGGATGGAATTCGGATTGATAGAGTTCGGATTGTCCCCGATTTTGACCTGCGCCATCAAAGGCGAACCCACAAAAAGCAAACCGGCAGTCACTGAGAGTGCACCGGCAGTGCGTGTTAGTAGTTGTTTTACTTTCATTGCGTATAATTGATTTTAGTTAAAAAAATTACAATCCACAGAATCATTTAGAGGTAAAATTGCATCAGAATTTTGTGTCACTGATGGGGCTATCTGTTCTGATTGAGTTCAACGAAGCATATACAGCATTTGAACTGTTTACTTTTTAACAAGTGGGTGGGTTGACAAGCTATTCGCTTAAAGCCTTTGCCAAGAAGACTCCTGCGAACTATGTTTACAAAGTACAGCAAAAAACAAAAGCGGTTTTAAGCTGCAAATGAATAAACTCAAATTCATATTTGATAATGTGCTCACATGCAACATATTACGAGAGGCCGAATATTGTAACAGTAGAAATGTTTCTATGGAAATCCCTAAAATATTATGGATAGTCTTATACATAATATTTCTTGGTTATACGCCTTTGTTATAGCTTGGATTGAAACAGAAACTGTGAAGCTAACTCTCGGCAAGCTTACCAAGTCATTTAAAACCTACATGTAAGATATTGCACCCCATCCTACTTTGCCCTAACTTTGTTTTGCATACCAAAATACTTTGACCCATTTGCAATCATCCCAATTTTGGTGATATAATCTATTATGATAAAAGTGCTAATTATTGAGGATCACGCAGTGGTACGAATGGGAATGACGCTAGTCATCCGGGAAATCTTCCCGGAAGCAGAGATTTTCGAAGCTGAAAGTTTCAACGCCGGGCTGCATATAATTCAGGAACTGTCGATAAATCTGGTGGTGCTCGACATCCATGTGCCTGGCGGCCAAGACGTAAGGATGATCGAATCAATCAAGGCCACACGCCCCGAAATCAAAGTTCTTGTTTTTAGTGGACTACCGGAACAAAAGTATGCACTAAAATATGTGCAGGCGGGTGCGGATGGTTTTTTATCCAAGCGTTCCAACCCCGAGCTTTACGGAAAGGCCTTAGCAGCGGTAGTGAATGACGAGAAGTATCTTAGCGAGGATCTAAAAGGCCAACTGGTGATGCAGTTGCCGCAAAATTATACAAAAATCAAAAAGCGGAAATGGACCAGCCTTACCGACCGCGAGCTTGAAATCAGCCGGCTTTTGATCCAGGGAATGTGGACCAAGGAAATCGCGACCCATTTGCAGCTTAAATTGAGCACTATCAGTACTTTCAAGAAGAAGATTTTCCAGAAATGCGGCATCACTAGTACTGTCGAACTTTCCAAGATCATCGACGATATCGCGCTAGACCATGATTAATCCGGCCTGCTAACGCAGCATATTCATTTTTGCAGATAGGGCCATCATGCTGTCCACTTTTAATTTCTTGAATACTTTTAATTTGAATGTACTCACGGTACTTTGCTGCAAATCGAGCTTCTGGGCTATCTCACGCACTTTATTTCCTTGTAAAAGCAATTGCATCACAAGACTTTCACGGGGTGTCAGGATTTTTAACGGGTCATGGTCGGAGAAATTAACGTTGGCAATGACCTGCGACAAAAGGGCATCCTGTATAGCCTTACTGAAATAGATTTTCGAACCGAGCACAGTATCAACGGCAATCCGAAGCTGATCGATTGAACTGTCTTTAGATAAAAAGCCGTGCGCACCGGACGACACGGCGGGTAATGCGTAAATTGCTTCGCTTAGTGACGAGTAGACAAGAATTTTGATACCCAGTTTTGATGCGCATATGTCCTTGATGATTTGCATACTTGCGCCCTTGATACATATTTCGAGGATCACCAGATCGAAGGACTGGTCCCTGACAGCCTGCATAACCTCATCAATACTTGTTACGTGCGTGATTTTGGATTTTGGCAGGTGATCCTTAATTTCTTGTCTTATCGCACCGCGCATCAGTGGCTGAGACTCTATTATAAGCACTTTCATAGAAGTATAAGGTGGTGAATTTTAAAAT
This Dyadobacter sp. UC 10 DNA region includes the following protein-coding sequences:
- a CDS encoding T9SS type A sorting domain-containing protein; the protein is MHKIIHKKLIILSAGMCLSFLLMVDPAVAQQGSWGNTTIFEGTQMTVFGTHAFVTGGTGVQPGIIKANRAASPGILGFGPSATYIGQDDANHVDGYVSKIGNSAFVFPVGDGTKLRAVAISAPASSGVYKAAYFSGSAGSATLPTGAPFPLANLNSDVTGVSNVEYWDLDGTGEVNVTLTWDATSNLSELASSSIVNLLVVGYNTATSQWESLGKAGGTTGTLAGTGTITANGIIPDNYSAFTFGANSALPVTLVAFNARKEGSSALLKWSTTAETNSEHFEIERSGNGKSWNTIGMITSKGESAVLVDYTFTDASPLDGENLYRLRMVDKDETFAYSSIRNLTFDLGKSQFLYPNPARDVVYIKEAENVTTVSILDLKGTIIQNAELTQNGTFRVAELTAGMYIVKIIYKNGLMTSQKIAIAQ
- a CDS encoding tail fiber domain-containing protein; translated protein: MKVKQLLTRTAGALSVTAGLLFVGSPLMAQVKIGDNPNSINPNSILELESTTKGFLQPRVALTSLTDPAPLTAHVAGMRVFNTAATSDLELGEYYNDGTSWVKLVTAVPESMQTFGSGAPSGGCSSGVMYTDTLETSSTVGLQWTCVGGSWVSYKAPNSTPFYLTGTANDAGSNKLSSVFRNGAIISARREGTGRSTIHAGGIIQLFRSPALGGNFGGSIDFSNSAAQPSLYRIGVRNDAGPAGGTGLAFQQGTSIQMVIGSNGSVGIGTHTPTRPLHVVGAIHAGAHGNDATGYATAESPSNGTMLVYASGTNRAQIINQSSGEDPNMILTRRGAVNNGDVFVRFGTTNITNLGAIVRNGSNVAFAATSDRRLKENIKNTHFTISDLMKVGVVDYNYISDQAKTATTGFIAQDLYKIYPDAVIKGGDDAKNKPWLVDYSKITPLLVKAVQDQQKKIELLEAQLSEMNALKAEVASIKAMLGNAAQQNSETIISK
- a CDS encoding response regulator transcription factor; the encoded protein is MKVLIIESQPLMRGAIRQEIKDHLPKSKITHVTSIDEVMQAVRDQSFDLVILEICIKGASMQIIKDICASKLGIKILVYSSLSEAIYALPAVSSGAHGFLSKDSSIDQLRIAVDTVLGSKIYFSKAIQDALLSQVIANVNFSDHDPLKILTPRESLVMQLLLQGNKVREIAQKLDLQQSTVSTFKLKVFKKLKVDSMMALSAKMNMLR
- a CDS encoding response regulator transcription factor — protein: MIKVLIIEDHAVVRMGMTLVIREIFPEAEIFEAESFNAGLHIIQELSINLVVLDIHVPGGQDVRMIESIKATRPEIKVLVFSGLPEQKYALKYVQAGADGFLSKRSNPELYGKALAAVVNDEKYLSEDLKGQLVMQLPQNYTKIKKRKWTSLTDRELEISRLLIQGMWTKEIATHLQLKLSTISTFKKKIFQKCGITSTVELSKIIDDIALDHD